tattcttttatttctccaagcatttgcaatattcctacaaaaagacaaataaacaaataaataagtgagaacaagcaataattaggcatttaaactatacaaaaatatgcacttatcaaacttccccatacctatattttgctcgtcctcgagtaaaatcaaaagaaaagaaaataaactaagaaaactagatgcgattcctaggctccttttcgtaggcgtgacgggtgattttaggttcaccaacccgttaaactcgtagacgatctctacaagaggagtgttgtctcctaagggtttacagaagatatacccataaaatcttcgagaccttctagcaagtgtctactcgactctgctctaatttcgttggtgttaacaaaaagcgtttttaaggaaaatacaacttaaagactcatctactaataatcaagatacagttgtctctaatctacttgcatcgacacaaagatttactagaaatccaaggagtgtaagtattttaaggcctttgatagatcctaatcgtctaagaatactttctctttttcaaccaattttgaactgacccaatctctatcgaaacaaatatctagccaaacttcacaaactcttattctttcttcttttttttttttcttttttttctttttgtattgactttattttgtccgttttcttaggcaaacaatgttacccatgtagcgagctttaggtcagtgactcccaaaccaaacggtcttagggcactaggttttgaaatccccctacggacttaattgctcgagtaacaaaggccacaaaacgagactagccaatctacttttgccctataaagaacaatgggtattgaagtagttattccttttttttttctatctctttttttttctatttttttttctttttctctcttcttttttttattcgcaaaggttcgattcgacattgtttcaacatgtgggttctctctcaggtatcgaataatatcactagacaatctctccatcaaaggtctcgtgcaaaggtgtgtgccatcttggaatttaaagtacaaatcggtcgatacaagcttcaaaaagacaaccttactcaactacgttcaaattatctaaaagacactacatatatatacttttgtgaaaacatgctaacaccaactactcttaaagttcgagtgagggaaagacaacttagctaaaagaatctctatttttggatttttctaatttttattcattttttagggattttcattttttagaattacactaaagccctccccatacctaaatcatgcattgtcctcaatgtatgcaaaagagagaattgaaatgagtgAGTAAAGAGGAAATACCTGAATATGAGATGAGGGAGAtgcaaaattattataaactacGAACTACATAACCCACACAcgcacacatttccttccccatacctgaacttcatgagGGAAGGCTCGAAGAAGGACCAAATCaaccaattccggaaggaaagatgggaggaagcttcgagaaagagtcaaaatgtgttcgaaaatttttaggcataaaaactttctctagcatgtgacaatcgttcatccctataggacaagtatcactaatgttctccctaaaccaacttaatgcttctttattatcaagcaaatatGAGACTATGAAATTTTGGTcataggataaatcactaggaatgatGTAAGAACTGACGTCATCCTTTCCTAAGGCACTATGTGAAGGatggaacaatgagtcaaatgtcggtggttcacctacatgactctctAAAGCGGGCCTAGGGCAAACACTaacaatctcgggtggagtttcccattttgaacaaatgtcgttcaattctcctagcaactcctccgaggtcaaatCTTTCAAAGACTCATGATACACTCTATTATCCTCGtggttgactttgaaatcctcaccgagaagagactcaatctcactatcctcaaaactagaccatgtgacaaacttgttgaccacgttaacccctataggttgctcataaagctcattgggttcttttcctacattgaaaatgtttaagtctatggtcatgtttccaaaagtgagcttcatcgaaccattcctacaattaattaaggcattggatgtagcaagaaatggtcgtcctaaaatgataggaatttggttcttaggattcaagacgggttgagtctcgagaacaacaaagtcaacgggaaagataaaatcaccgattttgatcaacacgtcctcaataatcccctttggcattttaatagaacgatcggcaagttgaaggatCATATTGGTAGTCTTGAGATctcctaaacctagggcttgatagaccgagaaaggaagaagattcacactcgctcctaaatcaagtaaagctttatccacaaacgtattgcctatgacacaagaaattgtaggacaaccggtatatttcacgggaatttgattcgagagaatcgagcttacttgagaggtcaaaaaggctttctttggaacatgagtggttctcttatgggtacacaaatcttttagacacttggcataagaaggaacttgttgaatggcatctaaaagaggaatgtttatcttgacttgtttaaaaacctctagaatttgttccatttgggccgattgtttagggcgaatgagtctttgcgggtaaggaacccttggcttgtaaacttcttcgttgggcttttgagaaatgggcccaggactaggttcactcatggACTCACGGATTCGagaacattcgggcttatcatgattagtgctagacaaagaaggatttagtttaggaatcgactcctcattttcattcacGTACTCACCTACTTTGTTATCTACTTGGTTTCCCGACCTTAAAGAAataatcgcattaacattctcgtgaggtctttgattgagaggaaacttaggattgacctcgggttgacttggaAATTTGTTTTTCTCgcgctcacacaacgtgctagctaattgactcaattgggcctctaacttagaaacggcttgcacattagaatgcaaaagttgcctatcttgggttagggttgtcatgaaagtttgttgcgattgagtcaaattagtttgcgatttaactaaAGCCTCAATGCTTTTCTCTAAGGAGTTAAGTcttttatccgaatcattaaaccCGGGAGGATTTAACGGAGTTTGACTCAGATTCTGATGGTTAGGAAAAGGATTGGGAGTGGGCCTTTGAAAATTTGATTGTGGAGGTTGAaaattttgaccttgggtccacgagaaattcgggtgattcttccacccggggttgtaaGTAGGTGCAAATGCATCATTCCTAGGATTTtggaacatcgcatttacttgttcaagttcgtgcgaaggttgggttccgggattttgaaaattgtaattagggaACATGGATatttgtgggggagatttactagtttctaaagcttcgagtctcctagttagggtagctaatttggcatcggttgccacattgtttcctatcgagtgcaaacccctagagctagacgactcgatcgactttttgggttccctagttgactcccacaacaTCGTCTTTTCcgctaagtcctcgaaaaattcccacccttggtcctcatctttctccatgaattttccttggcacatagactctaataaagcggtggtttgactatctaaggcctcgtaaacaattttgaaaagtctccatttttctattccatggtgggggcattgtgatagaagatttttaaaacgatcaaagaaaatccaaaaagactcgttttccttttgatgaaattgatttatttcatttgtaattcgagtagtcttatgatttggaaaatactttttaagaaaaaccaccacaaacccctcccacgtggaaatagaattaacgggaagactatataaccattttttcgcattctccttaagcgcaaaattaatgagcctaagtctaatcgaatcttccgttaattggtggagcttttggagggaacaaacttcctcgaACTCTTGGATAAAAAGATAAGGATCTTCACCCTCACACCCGGTAAATTTAGGTAACATGCTAATATGAtgagctttgatttcaaaattgttcccatttacgggaggaagggtgatgcacgaaggttgacTTGAACGAGATGGATAACAACGATCCTTGAGTGAAAgggccatgtttactatcggttctagaacttctagggtttcggaatccGAAGAGGACGAGGGAATCTCGATTATCGGTCTAACTAGtctagacgattcgttcctaacccaagtagttcgcataaacgataaacatgtagcaaataagtgcaaaaattaaaacaaaccaaagaaagggtgtaaaagcgaaagaaaaaaacttaattctagggttccctaataaaaaataaaattgaactagaccttgctcctaacgttaaggaccaccaaaaactcgataaatccaaaattattcggaccggtttggccagtttggagcaggcattgccaagaggccaatctccgcgcttagacaccaaaccttaatcggccaggtaagctttcgcttgccttagacaccgaaaagtcggaataattaaagattacctcgtcttttaggtaccttcctaattgagcgcgaaacctaggggctaacgtctaattcaattttattaaaaggctaggtaaatgcaaatgaagaattaaattgttgtgggccaaggaaagagtgatgaaatctctccccttatcttatgaatgggttttgcccttaagatttatttaaatgatgctccacacaacgagataataaaaACTATAAACAAATATGGATGCTCTATAGTACGTGATTTATCTAAAGAAAAggaagaaattaacgtacctttgggtcctccagcgatcaccacaatttaaggtacgaaaatttaaaaacaaaaattaaaaactagatGATGTGCTCCAAAGTGTTAAAATGCATGATGCTACAATTATGTAACTCtagctaatatttttggattttaaattttttaatttgcttgtgattttttaattttcaatttttttgtgattttctaaataaaataaattgaaataggagagagatacgagttacccaagcaagcttccaatactacaagaatattctccacttattccaagctagctcatattcctccgatttcctaaaattcaaacaaaaagaaagtaagagaatataaaaaaaaaactaatccgaaaaattaaaaattaaggcgcgaaaattaattttagtccccggcagcggcgccaaaaacttgatgtgccaaaaataatgattttaatcgcaagtgcacgatcccgttttagtaatataagattcgatccacaaggactaaaattattttcgcaaaaacttaatttttaacttaatcgaattagacaaattaattttggaggatatgtttattaaaattaaaaactaagaaAAGTTTGTAAGTAAACTAATTAAATATCGAAATTATATTAGTGAAACAAATCATTAATTAAGAAGctaataagaaaaataagaaactaaataaaataaaagaaaatataaagaaaagtgGGTCACAGTGGAATGGTCAGTACGTGAAAACGATACATAAACattcttatgttgtgtttggttggggagaatggaatgtaatgagtaaaaatacttgaaactaatagagataagaaaattttgaaaaaaaattgagtaagtgcaaaattgctataatgagatttgagaagaaattgaggatgggagagaatggagcattccatctcaaattgaagatgtgaaatctagcacatgatgtaaggaatggaatggaggaatgaatgaaatttcttgaaaattgtccataaaatagttcattttttattccattccatccggaatcattcaccccaaccaaacacaacattaatgtTTCGAATTAACACAAAACTCGGGGACTGATTAATCGGCAAGACCCGAAAACTAGAGAAACAGTTCGTGTAAAAGCAAATCAAAAGAAACACAGGCCCTGCTAGTGGACCCGCGCGTGGTGTGCAAATGAAAGAAAACTAAACAGAATCACATAAGCACTCGATATAAAACAGGGCCATTCCGCTAGTCTGTCATCGGAATTTATGGAGTTcgccggaatagcttaaatctcgccggaaaattggTTTGACCGGAAAATTAAGCCATTCCAACTATGACAAATAAAAGCCCACTAACTTCTAAACCAAATTTGATactaaattctacactaaatagcccctaaactacccatttcttgaccaaaacaagatccaaatcaaatcaaatcaactccaaactacaccaaatttcaaatctaccCTAAACATACTATTTctaacataaacccactaacctcatttcgaaatcacaaactaaaatttacaccaaaaagccccCAAAAATActaaaaccaagaacaagaacaataccaaatcctaccaaactaactccaaatcaaacaaaacttcaaaactagcttatctaccatgtatctaacaaaaccccatcaaactacaagctaaaatcaaaatatagaatactaaaccattgaacccactaataatatggagaattaaaaggggctcaatctaaatactaaaaaatgcaagcttaaaacatataattaggctcctttcaatccacaagtaattttgagtctcatgtggttagagaaagatttcatagcctagaagtaaaagtaaagagcaagatttaagaacacaaatgaatacttgtattgatataataaaagtgtttacaaatttagagggctactactagatctactacataaaagagaggctactaaaaatatgaaatcctaggtaggttgaaacatgatggggaggtgtgtatttatagggggaaattagggtagaggggggggtgtaggtgtcccatctagatgcttccttgagaatattcccctatgatccttttcttccatctttttcttttttttgctttattcttttatttctccaagcatttgcaatattcctacaaaaagacaaataaacaaataaataagtgagaacaagcaataattaggcatttaaactatacaaaaatatgcacttatcattactgttatattttaatatttaaaaaaagttattcaTATGATACTATGGTTGGTAATCCAATTCGCAGGTCTGGAATCTAATTATGAATTAGTATTTGTAGGTAAACAAAAAAGTTCTAACTCTGGCATGGTGCTTCACATAACAATATACAAATTCAGATATAGttctgaaaataaaattaaagaacTTTGCAAATTAATGTATTTGGTGTCATGCGTTTTTGTATCTGCAATTATTTGCAGGTGTTCTCTGGAACcaaagaattatataaaaaccAGATAGATAGATTTGTAAAGATTTGGATTACCTATTTTGTGGAAAAAATCGTGCAAAGCTGGCAAAATGTGTCAGTGCAAAGCGCCAATCGTTCACATTGTTGTTTTGAAAAGAATATCCTTCAAAGCCTGAAAACTCTGTCAGTGCAAGGCGCCACTCGTTCACTTTGTTCATCTCTCCTGCAAATCGAATTTCATGTCTTTCAAAAGCTTCTCTAACGCTCCCAGTTTGGTGTTTCACATCAGATGGGTCAATGTTGTAAAACACAGGAATAAGTGATCTTCCCATTGTGTTCGAACAACTGAGGACTTCGACGAGCTCGTCAAGGCACCTATCTGAGTAAGCATAATCTTCTGAGAAGACAACAACTAAAATCTTGGAATCCCCAATAGCTCGAGGCAATATGTGAGACACTACCTTTTTGTTGCGTACCTCAGGATTATCTACATATACTGAAATTGAACTGCCTTTCATGGCTTGGTATAAATGATCAGTAAACGTATCTCGTCGATCTACATCTCTGAAACTTAAGAAAACATTCCAATGAGTATGAGTAACATTTGAAGCACCAGGTGATGAAATGTTGAAATCTTCCTTGTTATCACTTGGATTCAGCTAAACAAGTTTACTGAGACGTCCAATTGAAATCGGTAATTTCCAGACAGTTAGCCCCCACATGTTGACCTCTGTAAGAGATCTTTTTAGTGCACTGCAATCATCAATATTTAGACTTTTAAGTGCGCTCAAGTTAGATATGTTGTGCGGCAGACTTCTTAGGTTCACACAACCACCCAAATTTAAGGAAACCAAACTTGCCAGACATCCAATTGATACGTGCAGCTCCCTCAAACTTTTACATCCCTTAAGATTTAAAGTTTCAAGACGAGATAATCTAGTGAAGTCTGGAGTTACAGTAAAATCTAGTGAAAAAGACATGTCTAGAGTCATTAACTTCTCAAAAACCTGTGAATCCTGTAAAAATGAGTGCAATTCGCCAAAATTAAATCACTCCTTTTTATACAAATCGGTTTATATAACATAAAGGTATTCACATTAATTACCATGTTTAGCTCCCACAATGATCTCATTTCGCTATGAGGCAACTTCAGGGTAACAAGTTTTTGAGGGCAAAAATCAGAAGGTAGGCACTTCAAAGCACAACATTCCCAACGAAGCCACCTTAAATTTTCAAATGTCTGTTCAAAACTTCCTCTGAGATTGACATTTTTCAGGTAGAGGAATCTTAATTTACTCATCATTTGGAAGGTTGTCGCAACAAGTGCCTCGCGGTAATTAAAGGTTCTAGGGATGATACCTTCAGTCACTCTTGTTCCCTGTACAATTATGCATATAGgccattttaatatatataacactCTAAATAACACTCTTTACATAAACAAcgatatatttttagaaaaattaaagaaTAGGGCATGGTGTCGTTTTTCTAAATTCTTGAAACTCTCGAGTAACTAAAGTTGTTTCAGTGACCATATATGTTATACCTTAGTTATATATATGCTCTTACTTATAAGCCCCATCCCAGTCCCGCCAAGGCCAAACTCTAAAGTCTACCTCTGggtcccagagtccttcctatcaTACTAAACGCATTAGTTTccatctcttttttcttttttttaataagccGATATATTTGATAACAATTCAGCCAATTACAAGAAAATTTGTAGAAAACTTTGCAAGGCCTGCCACTAGAGAAACTGTAACTGCCAAGCACCAATGTTGCACTTACGTAATACCCTAATATTAAACCGAAAACCATCACTGGAGACCCATAATGACGACCTAATAAGCTACTGTAACATTGTAACATAACAGCGACTACCTTGAGATTAAATTGAAGAAGAGGGAGACGCAGGTGGGAAAGGATCGATCACTTCTTCCAGACCAAACATGGGCTGGTGGATTTCAACAGGAGGTGGGAGAGCCAGACCCACATCCAAGTCTAAGAAATAGTGGAGATCTCCAAAGATTCTAGGTGTTTCAGTGAAAGTGTGCAACAGATTTTAGAGGGTGAACAGTGAGAACTCTATTATTCTGCAaatacaattttgaaaacatgaaaaatgtgtGCAGAACAATTATTATCACCGTTCTCAAACAAAAGTTATTCTCACACAAAAACTGTTCTCACCTGAATCATGTCCTacatctacacacacacacacacacacacatatatattctaTGTTGGATTCTACTGAATTAATGTTACATTTTATTTTAGAGATCTAGATAAGATTCTACTTTAGATTGAATATGTTAAgtttaattgttattttactaTGTGATTCTAATCTTAACAATCCGTTTCTAATAAAAGCAAAATATTATGATGGCACTCTTTCATGTTCTTTATATAAGGATATATAAGGATGTTTTTGAGGAAGTGCAACTACGTTATAATTACCTTTTGCTTCTTCAACACGTCGAATATATCTTCTGAAACCCACAGTCTGCTATAATTTTCTGGCTCATTGCGGAAGTTATTTTGTGCAATTCTCTTTCCCATGTCTTGAAGCATATCATGCATCCCCAGCTCATCATCGTCATTGATTGTTAATAGACATCGTTTCTCTAAAATGTCAATGTTAAGACTGCCAAAAGTATAGCAAGTTTCCATTATTTTAACAACTGCTTCTCTCTTCCAGCCGATAAAAAAACAAGCAATATCTAGAAATATATCTTGCAATAAATGATGAACTGATTTTAATGCATAAAAGCTAATCATAAGGTTTTTCTCAACATTGTCAATGGGTTGTTGCTCTAATTTGTCGATGAACCATCTCCATTGTTCCTCAAATTGTTTAAGCAAGTTAGAGCCAAACACCACCAGAGCCAGTGGAAGCCCACCAGCAT
This genomic window from Daucus carota subsp. sativus chromosome 7, DH1 v3.0, whole genome shotgun sequence contains:
- the LOC108194800 gene encoding TMV resistance protein N-like, with protein sequence MICSKKVLILIDDIDDYEQYESLAGPFASGSVVIVTTKDQEILNKIGIQSKYRYKVNGLNAAEALELFTRHAFQNEEPNNVFLEMSKDIICHAGGLPLALVVFGSNLLKQFEEQWRWFIDKLEQQPIDNVEKNLMISFYALKSVHHLLQDIFLDIACFFIGWKREAVVKIMETCYTFGSLNIDILEKRCLLTINDDDELGMHDMLQDMGKRIAQNNFRNEPENYSRLWVSEDIFDVLKKQKGTRVTEGIIPRTFNYREALVATTFQMMSKLRFLYLKNVNLRGSFEQTFENLRWLRWECCALKCLPSDFCPQKLVTLKLPHSEMRSLWELNMDSQVFEKLMTLDMSFSLDFTVTPDFTRLSRLETLNLKGCKSLRELHVSIGCLLNPSDNKEDFNISSPGASNVTHTHWNVFLSFRDVDRRDTFTDHLYQAMKGSSISVYVDNPEVRNKKVVSHILPRAIGDSKILVVVFSEDYAYSDRCLDELVEVLSCSNTMGRSLIPVFYNIDPSDVKHQTGSVREAFERHEIRFAGEMNKVNEWRLALTEFSGFEGYSFQNNNVNDWRFALTHFASFARFFPQNRINRDELDIIQDIVEDVKAEVTTNVLQQGYLVGIDSAVEDVYHTLRMKSNDVCAIGICGMGGIGKITIAKAFYNKYSNQFNISGFIDIVELHPQEGSPLLALLEKTLIELL